One Halorientalis litorea DNA segment encodes these proteins:
- a CDS encoding aminotransferase class I/II-fold pyridoxal phosphate-dependent enzyme, with amino-acid sequence MNPDAVEALLGEHPATDGATPEADDARVHHGSVDDPDVLDFSANTNPRVPDGAAAVYREAFASARSYPADDYPEYRIAAADFADCDAGDVIPTPGGLAAIRLAVATAVSPGQSVAVPYPSFGEYAREVRLQGGHPAFVPAPDVLDVDPTDHAMVVVCNPNNPTGQSYDADALRAFARRCRAADTALLADEAFLGFTEEPSLAGTDGVVVARSLTKLFGLPGLRAGFAVATGRHRERLDAARRTWSLSAPAAAVGTHSMRQSAFVARTRERVGTERARMAERLAARFEVHPSDAPFLLLDAGTGDAADAALADARSEGIALRDARTFHGLDAHVRVAVRLPEENDRLLAALGV; translated from the coding sequence ATGAACCCCGACGCCGTCGAGGCCCTGCTCGGCGAGCACCCAGCCACCGACGGAGCGACCCCGGAGGCTGACGACGCCCGCGTCCACCACGGGAGCGTCGACGACCCGGACGTGTTGGACTTCAGCGCGAACACGAACCCGCGCGTCCCCGACGGTGCGGCGGCGGTGTACCGCGAGGCCTTCGCGTCCGCCCGCTCGTACCCGGCCGACGACTACCCCGAGTACCGCATCGCGGCCGCCGACTTCGCCGACTGCGACGCCGGCGACGTGATACCCACGCCGGGCGGGTTGGCCGCCATCCGCCTCGCCGTCGCCACCGCCGTCAGTCCCGGCCAGTCGGTGGCAGTCCCCTATCCGAGTTTCGGCGAGTACGCCCGCGAGGTCAGACTTCAGGGCGGCCACCCCGCGTTCGTCCCCGCCCCCGACGTCCTCGACGTGGACCCGACCGACCACGCGATGGTCGTCGTCTGTAACCCGAACAACCCGACCGGGCAATCTTACGACGCGGACGCGCTCCGGGCGTTCGCCCGACGGTGCCGCGCCGCCGACACCGCGCTCCTCGCCGACGAGGCGTTCCTCGGGTTCACCGAAGAGCCGTCGCTCGCCGGCACCGACGGCGTGGTCGTCGCCCGGTCGCTGACGAAACTGTTCGGCCTGCCGGGTCTGCGTGCCGGGTTCGCCGTGGCGACCGGTCGCCACCGTGAGCGACTCGACGCCGCGCGGCGCACGTGGTCGCTGTCCGCTCCGGCCGCGGCCGTCGGCACGCACTCGATGCGACAGTCGGCGTTCGTCGCCCGCACTCGCGAACGCGTCGGGACCGAGCGCGCGCGGATGGCCGAGCGACTCGCCGCTCGGTTCGAGGTCCACCCCTCCGACGCGCCCTTTCTCCTGCTCGATGCGGGGACGGGCGACGCCGCGGACGCGGCACTCGCCGACGCCCGAAGCGAGGGCATCGCACTCAGGGACGCTCGGACGTTCCACGGACTGGACGCACACGTCCGCGTCGCCGTCCGCCTGCCCGAGGAGAACGACCGCTTGCTCGCGGCACTGGGGGTCTGA
- a CDS encoding adenosylcobinamide amidohydrolase: MFAARVAEGVLRLARPGTRWLVTDHDGGYRTADAAYNVSVPEGFDRTDLAAYVRERRERAGFPDAGPALLTGVSLAHARGARSGPVEAVATVGLSNPAALPMAPDGAPSDTTDGGRVGTVNLLVGTTRALPDGGLATLLATAVEAKTATLTATTGFSGTTSDGVVVGTDPDGDTAAFAGSATPVGAATRACVREAVRASLASRYADCSVPTSVADADHGVVTDREATVFEVGATTATDRET, translated from the coding sequence ATGTTCGCGGCACGCGTCGCCGAGGGGGTTCTCCGCCTCGCGCGCCCGGGCACGCGATGGCTCGTCACCGACCACGACGGCGGCTATCGGACCGCAGACGCCGCGTACAACGTCTCCGTTCCCGAGGGATTCGACCGGACGGATTTGGCGGCCTACGTCCGGGAGCGACGCGAGCGCGCCGGCTTCCCGGACGCCGGCCCCGCGCTCCTGACAGGTGTGTCACTCGCCCACGCCCGCGGCGCGCGCTCGGGGCCGGTCGAAGCCGTGGCGACGGTCGGCCTCTCGAACCCCGCCGCGCTTCCGATGGCTCCCGACGGTGCTCCGTCCGACACCACCGACGGCGGCCGTGTCGGGACGGTCAATCTGCTGGTCGGGACGACGCGCGCGCTCCCCGATGGCGGACTGGCGACCCTGCTGGCGACCGCCGTCGAGGCGAAGACGGCGACGCTGACGGCCACGACTGGCTTTTCGGGCACGACCAGCGACGGCGTGGTCGTCGGAACTGACCCGGACGGCGACACGGCGGCGTTCGCGGGGAGTGCGACGCCGGTCGGTGCGGCGACACGGGCCTGCGTTCGCGAGGCCGTCCGGGCGAGTCTCGCCTCGCGGTACGCCGACTGCTCGGTTCCGACCTCGGTCGCCGACGCCGACCACGGCGTCGTGACTGACCGCGAGGCGACGGTGTTCGAGGTGGGGGCGACAACTGCAACCGACCGGGAGACATAG
- a CDS encoding cob(I)yrinic acid a,c-diamide adenosyltransferase has translation MSDDTSDGPPTAAPITPSAPEEFGLVQVWWGDGKGKTTAALGMGMRAAGHGYRVHMLQFMKGGTSTVEDVRGEYNAIAAMPGFSYENAGHYGWHGFLDGSDDDEHAARAQGALARARELLDGARAADLTAPLAADGDADEGLHMLILDEVLYAANRDLLDPADVTALVADKPENLELVLTGGHDRPEYVTDHADLVTNVRKETHPIDAGQGARKGTEF, from the coding sequence ATGAGCGACGACACGTCCGACGGACCGCCAACGGCCGCCCCGATTACGCCGAGCGCGCCCGAGGAGTTCGGTCTCGTGCAGGTGTGGTGGGGCGACGGGAAAGGCAAGACGACGGCGGCACTCGGGATGGGAATGCGTGCCGCCGGCCACGGCTACCGCGTCCACATGCTCCAGTTCATGAAGGGCGGCACTTCGACAGTCGAGGACGTGCGCGGCGAGTACAACGCCATCGCGGCGATGCCGGGCTTTTCCTACGAGAACGCGGGCCACTACGGTTGGCACGGCTTCCTCGACGGGAGCGACGACGACGAACACGCGGCCCGCGCACAGGGGGCACTCGCCCGTGCTCGCGAGTTGCTCGACGGCGCGCGTGCGGCCGACCTGACCGCCCCGCTCGCCGCGGACGGCGACGCCGACGAGGGCCTCCACATGCTGATTCTCGACGAGGTGCTGTACGCGGCCAACCGGGACCTGCTCGACCCGGCGGACGTGACCGCGCTGGTCGCGGACAAACCCGAGAACCTCGAACTCGTCCTGACGGGTGGCCACGACCGACCCGAGTACGTCACCGACCACGCCGACCTCGTGACGAACGTCCGCAAGGAGACACACCCAATCGACGCCGGTCAGGGCGCGCGCAAGGGCACGGAGTTCTGA
- a CDS encoding pro-sigmaK processing inhibitor BofA family protein translates to MVSLRALVVNAVVGLVILFVANVLGLGVQISIVTLLVCAVFGVPGAVVVILLALFDIAFAATVAPVHLT, encoded by the coding sequence ATGGTTTCACTGAGGGCACTCGTAGTCAACGCCGTCGTCGGCCTCGTGATTCTGTTCGTGGCGAACGTCCTCGGACTGGGCGTCCAGATATCCATCGTCACGCTCCTGGTCTGTGCGGTCTTCGGGGTTCCGGGGGCGGTCGTCGTGATACTCCTCGCGCTGTTCGATATCGCCTTCGCGGCGACGGTCGCCCCGGTACACCTCACCTAA
- a CDS encoding TOBE domain-containing protein yields MRREFETRLAVGDVTVTERDVEMLRAIDRHGSMHRAAEVLGRSYPHLQRRLVEIEAAAGDLTERERGGEGGGGTTLTPAARDLIGQFSRHRAGLEGVASVTETVLPGTVTDRDGEIATVETDAGPVTALVPEDATAVEVAVRSDTVVLRRPDEGDDTATTSLRNDLAGTVTDVTTGEAVTRVDLELDGGPTLAALVTAESTRRLALEPGSRVVASFKATATRGVARPDGG; encoded by the coding sequence ATGCGCAGGGAGTTCGAGACGCGCCTCGCCGTCGGCGACGTGACCGTCACGGAGCGAGACGTGGAGATGCTCCGCGCAATCGACCGACACGGGTCGATGCACCGGGCGGCCGAGGTACTCGGTCGTTCGTATCCCCACCTCCAGCGGCGACTGGTCGAAATCGAGGCGGCCGCCGGTGACCTCACCGAACGGGAGCGCGGCGGGGAGGGCGGCGGCGGCACCACGCTGACGCCGGCGGCCCGGGACCTCATCGGGCAGTTCTCGCGCCACCGTGCCGGACTCGAAGGCGTAGCCTCGGTCACCGAGACGGTCCTCCCGGGGACGGTCACCGACCGTGACGGTGAGATAGCGACCGTCGAGACGGACGCCGGGCCGGTGACCGCACTCGTCCCCGAGGACGCGACGGCCGTCGAGGTGGCCGTGCGGTCCGACACCGTGGTCCTCCGGCGGCCCGACGAGGGGGACGACACCGCAACGACGAGCCTCCGCAACGACCTCGCGGGCACCGTCACTGACGTGACGACGGGCGAGGCAGTCACCCGGGTCGACCTCGAACTCGACGGTGGCCCGACGCTGGCGGCCCTCGTGACGGCCGAAAGTACGCGACGGCTCGCCCTCGAACCGGGGTCGCGAGTCGTCGCCTCGTTCAAGGCGACGGCGACCCGGGGCGTCGCACGGCCGGACGGCGGTTAG
- a CDS encoding extracellular solute-binding protein: MKLSRRTVVAALGGATAVGVAGATTWADGGDESPTADALVAGSLLELASAVPGATVEAHGSAAVRRLIVEGIRDPDAVALADPRLFDGVSERATLFATNALVLTHAPATPVADALREDWRGTLERPDVRVGRTDPTLDPLGYRTVMALRLTARRGEFDAEAVLAESTVFPETDLLNAVEGGAVDVAVTYRNMAVQRDLPYWELPASVDFSDPTHADTYATVSYDIGDRTVQGAPIRYAATATTDAGEPWVDALVTGRERLRTAGFSVPESYPTREHVGDA, translated from the coding sequence ATGAAGCTCTCGCGCCGCACCGTCGTCGCCGCCCTCGGTGGTGCGACTGCCGTCGGCGTCGCGGGGGCGACGACGTGGGCCGACGGTGGCGACGAGTCGCCGACGGCCGACGCCCTCGTCGCGGGAAGTCTCCTCGAACTCGCCTCGGCGGTACCGGGTGCGACCGTCGAAGCCCACGGGAGCGCGGCAGTCCGGCGGCTGATAGTCGAGGGCATCCGCGACCCGGATGCCGTCGCACTGGCCGACCCGCGCCTGTTCGACGGGGTCAGCGAGCGCGCGACGCTGTTCGCCACGAACGCGCTCGTCCTCACGCACGCACCGGCGACGCCCGTCGCGGACGCCCTGCGCGAGGACTGGCGCGGGACGCTCGAACGCCCGGACGTGCGGGTGGGCCGGACCGACCCGACGCTCGACCCGCTCGGCTACCGGACGGTCATGGCACTCAGGCTGACCGCGCGACGCGGCGAGTTCGACGCCGAGGCCGTCCTCGCCGAGTCGACCGTCTTCCCGGAGACGGACCTGCTGAACGCCGTCGAGGGCGGTGCCGTCGACGTTGCCGTCACCTACCGGAACATGGCTGTCCAACGTGACCTCCCATACTGGGAACTCCCGGCCAGCGTCGACTTCTCGGACCCGACCCACGCCGACACGTACGCGACTGTCTCCTACGACATCGGGGACCGGACGGTGCAGGGCGCGCCGATTCGGTACGCCGCGACGGCCACGACGGACGCGGGCGAGCCGTGGGTCGACGCCCTCGTGACCGGCAGGGAGCGACTCCGAACGGCCGGGTTCTCGGTCCCCGAGTCGTACCCGACGCGGGAACACGTCGGCGACGCGTGA
- a CDS encoding ABC transporter ATP-binding protein, whose protein sequence is MTGLRADITASFTADGTDTFTVDAEFGVETGENLVVLGPSGSGKTLLLETVAGFHGHEGHVTRNGTVVGDRPPEQRDFGFVFQDYALFPHMTVTENVDYGQRYHDDTRPAEDLLAELGVAHLAERYPPTLSGGEKQRVALARALAIKPDVLLLDEPLAALDVPTRQSLRDDLADVLTEVTAVYVTHNRTTARALADRLAVMADGEIVQSGSVADVFDHPASPMVAEFTGSNALSLAEAPALREILGDGFGSGDHVAVRPEAVHIAADGRANGTVPATVERVVREDATSRVTVRVDGVTVEAFSDDPPRPGETVRLRVPPERVHRYRSG, encoded by the coding sequence GTGACCGGGCTCCGTGCCGACATCACGGCGTCGTTCACTGCCGACGGTACGGACACGTTCACCGTCGACGCCGAGTTCGGGGTCGAGACCGGTGAGAACCTCGTCGTCCTCGGTCCCAGCGGAAGCGGGAAGACGCTCCTGCTGGAAACCGTGGCGGGCTTTCACGGGCACGAGGGACACGTCACTCGCAACGGGACAGTCGTGGGCGACCGGCCGCCGGAACAGCGGGACTTCGGGTTCGTGTTCCAAGACTACGCCCTGTTCCCACACATGACCGTCACCGAGAACGTCGACTACGGTCAGCGGTACCACGACGACACGCGCCCGGCCGAGGACTTGCTCGCGGAACTGGGCGTGGCCCACCTCGCGGAGCGATACCCGCCGACGCTCTCGGGCGGGGAGAAGCAACGGGTCGCGCTCGCACGGGCACTCGCCATCAAACCCGACGTACTGTTGCTCGACGAACCGCTCGCGGCACTGGACGTGCCGACCCGCCAGTCGCTCCGCGACGACCTCGCGGACGTGTTGACCGAGGTGACCGCTGTCTACGTCACGCACAACCGGACGACTGCGCGCGCACTCGCCGACCGCCTCGCGGTGATGGCGGACGGCGAAATCGTCCAGTCGGGGTCCGTGGCGGACGTGTTCGATCACCCCGCCTCGCCGATGGTCGCGGAGTTCACCGGCTCGAACGCCCTGTCACTCGCCGAGGCACCAGCACTCCGGGAGATACTCGGAGATGGCTTCGGGAGCGGTGACCACGTCGCCGTCCGGCCGGAGGCAGTCCACATCGCGGCCGACGGGCGCGCGAACGGGACAGTCCCCGCCACCGTCGAGCGCGTCGTCCGCGAGGACGCAACCAGTCGCGTCACCGTGCGCGTCGACGGCGTGACCGTCGAGGCGTTCAGCGACGACCCGCCCCGGCCCGGCGAGACGGTCCGGTTGCGGGTCCCCCCCGAGCGCGTCCACCGCTATCGGTCGGGCTGA
- a CDS encoding ABC transporter permease yields the protein MATDTDSRFVSGSVGRTPLVVAFVVAQAVAFAATYLAGRPTLYAYAVVVSTLGVAYAYESDVTAVAAIGKFAAVQVVAFVAAYVVGSTVLLVLYARPLAGVGDPFLYVLYVLVAAAGTAYVVEDGGFAVVTAAMGSVVVVALGLPLVLFVARQSPAAVTEKALDPSVHRVIYLGVYGPLLAALLSLLFGVPLAHLLSEGFAGQPLVESLVDLPLVVPHSVAGILILFGFGQGGAFPALSVLGTMLGMVLAMTFVSAPYAINATREAFETIDDRLEYASRAHGASRWETFRRVTAPLAARGMVTGGVLAWARAVSEFGAVAVVAYSVQFFYPPAGGRVTAQHAPVFVYNTYLQGGLEESGAVAFLLLAVSGLLFLVVRSLTNDGSVSGGMP from the coding sequence ATGGCGACTGACACCGATTCGCGGTTCGTATCGGGCAGCGTCGGACGAACACCGCTGGTCGTCGCGTTCGTCGTCGCACAGGCTGTGGCGTTCGCGGCGACCTATCTCGCGGGTCGCCCGACGCTGTACGCGTACGCCGTCGTCGTTAGCACGCTCGGCGTCGCCTACGCCTACGAGAGCGATGTCACCGCCGTGGCGGCCATCGGGAAGTTCGCTGCCGTCCAAGTCGTCGCGTTCGTCGCGGCGTACGTCGTCGGGAGCACCGTCCTGCTAGTCCTCTACGCGCGGCCGCTCGCGGGCGTCGGCGACCCGTTCCTGTACGTCCTGTACGTCCTCGTCGCCGCGGCCGGGACGGCCTACGTCGTCGAGGACGGCGGTTTCGCCGTCGTGACAGCGGCGATGGGGAGCGTCGTCGTCGTGGCACTCGGCCTTCCGCTCGTGTTGTTCGTCGCGCGGCAGTCGCCCGCCGCAGTCACAGAGAAGGCACTGGACCCGAGCGTCCACCGTGTCATCTATCTGGGCGTGTACGGTCCACTGCTGGCGGCCCTACTGAGTTTGTTGTTCGGCGTACCCCTCGCACACCTGCTCTCCGAGGGGTTCGCAGGGCAACCGCTGGTCGAGAGTCTGGTCGATTTGCCGCTCGTCGTCCCCCACAGCGTTGCCGGGATTCTCATCCTGTTCGGCTTCGGGCAGGGCGGGGCCTTCCCGGCGCTCTCGGTTCTGGGGACGATGCTCGGGATGGTACTGGCGATGACGTTCGTCAGCGCGCCCTACGCTATCAACGCCACGCGGGAGGCGTTCGAGACGATAGACGACCGACTGGAGTACGCCTCCCGCGCACACGGCGCGAGTCGCTGGGAGACGTTCCGCCGCGTCACGGCACCGCTGGCCGCCCGCGGAATGGTCACCGGCGGCGTCCTCGCGTGGGCGCGAGCGGTCTCCGAGTTCGGAGCTGTCGCGGTGGTCGCCTACAGCGTCCAGTTCTTCTACCCGCCCGCCGGCGGGCGCGTGACCGCCCAGCACGCGCCGGTGTTCGTCTACAACACGTATCTGCAGGGCGGCCTCGAAGAGAGCGGTGCCGTAGCCTTCCTGTTGCTCGCAGTGTCCGGCCTGCTCTTTCTCGTCGTCCGGTCGCTCACGAACGACGGGTCCGTCTCCGGAGGGATGCCGTGA
- a CDS encoding extracellular solute-binding protein produces MRKQRTGADGSGQQRGTSRRGFLTAVGAAGTLALAGCLAGSDDDSGGGDGASTGTGTGTADLADSMSIFHAGSLAPPFSAAEPQFEEEYGVDVTREAQGSVASTQKITQQGRSADVLGVSDFRLLRGDDGSGDVDLLPEYGDWYSIFTTNSMSIQYREDSPGADDISADNWWEVLTRDDITIGHSDPAVDPGGYRAVMTQQLGAEEFQGERLYDESTLQQLRDNSTVPTGTETNLEGQLESGELDYVFYYQSISSTSGLPYIDLQPEVDLSQATNEYAEHYAKAEVETGSGTFTGAPIAYGLTVPSVAEAPERGAQWVEFFGTDPGRTILEEQGLTPVDPIVVPSDTEDAVPDTILEIANAQDSLGPLQL; encoded by the coding sequence ATGCGAAAACAACGCACAGGAGCCGATGGGAGCGGACAGCAACGCGGGACTTCGCGTCGAGGATTCCTGACGGCGGTCGGGGCCGCCGGGACGCTCGCACTGGCCGGCTGTCTGGCTGGCAGTGACGATGACAGTGGTGGCGGGGATGGAGCCAGCACGGGGACCGGAACCGGCACGGCGGACCTCGCAGATTCGATGAGTATCTTCCACGCGGGGAGTCTCGCGCCGCCGTTCAGCGCGGCCGAACCGCAGTTCGAGGAGGAGTACGGTGTGGACGTGACCCGCGAGGCACAGGGGTCGGTCGCTTCGACACAGAAAATCACTCAGCAAGGGCGGTCGGCGGACGTGCTGGGCGTCTCTGACTTCCGTCTACTCCGGGGTGACGACGGGTCGGGCGACGTGGACCTCCTGCCGGAGTACGGCGATTGGTACAGCATCTTCACCACGAACTCCATGTCCATCCAATATCGCGAGGACTCACCGGGTGCGGACGACATCTCCGCGGACAACTGGTGGGAGGTGCTGACGCGCGACGACATCACCATCGGCCACTCCGACCCCGCGGTGGACCCCGGTGGCTACCGCGCGGTCATGACCCAGCAGTTGGGTGCCGAGGAGTTCCAAGGCGAACGGCTCTACGACGAGTCGACGCTCCAGCAGTTGCGGGACAACTCTACGGTCCCGACGGGCACCGAGACGAACCTCGAAGGCCAACTGGAGAGCGGCGAACTCGACTACGTATTCTACTACCAGTCGATTAGCTCCACGTCCGGACTGCCTTACATCGACCTCCAGCCGGAAGTAGACCTCTCACAGGCGACCAACGAGTACGCCGAACACTACGCGAAGGCCGAAGTCGAAACCGGCAGTGGGACGTTCACGGGCGCGCCCATCGCCTACGGCCTAACCGTCCCGAGCGTCGCCGAAGCACCCGAACGGGGCGCGCAGTGGGTCGAATTCTTTGGAACGGACCCCGGTCGAACTATCCTCGAAGAGCAGGGACTCACCCCAGTTGACCCCATCGTCGTCCCGTCCGACACGGAGGACGCGGTGCCCGACACCATACTCGAAATCGCCAACGCGCAGGACTCGCTCGGCCCGCTCCAGTTGTGA
- a CDS encoding cobyric acid synthase, which produces MTRTLLVAGTASHVGKSTVAAGLCRLLADQGTAVAPFKAQNMSNNARAVADSDGRTGEIGVSQYVQARAARVPATTDANPVLLKPRGDGESQLVIQGEAVGHFAAREYYDAHWDRALAAARESHARLAETADVVVAEGAGSIAEPNLRDRDLANVETARFADAEILLVADIERGGVFASLVGTLELMPADLREQVVGALVTKFRGDRSLLEPGVEEFEDRTGVPVLGVLPYDDPGLPEEDSVSLPAVGERAVHGDDDGVPADRSVTVAVPRFPRASNVTDLEPLVREPGVRVAYVPLDTDLADADAVVLPGSKNTVDDLLALRDAGFPTALDAFDGPVVGLCGGYQMLGERVTDAAIEGTGDRETVPGLGVLPVETKFEADKRVEPVERDLRGTGPLAGASGSVAGYEIHMGRSRLVGEAARPFPGADGLAPDGAATERAFGTYLHGLFENRVARDAFLDSVFAAAGVERPTRDQDRPSPYDRAADLLRDHADLAPLSL; this is translated from the coding sequence ATGACGCGGACGCTGTTGGTCGCGGGCACCGCGAGCCACGTCGGCAAGAGCACCGTGGCCGCGGGCCTCTGTCGCTTGCTCGCTGACCAGGGGACGGCCGTCGCCCCGTTCAAGGCCCAGAACATGAGCAACAACGCCCGCGCGGTGGCCGACTCGGACGGGCGGACGGGCGAAATCGGTGTGTCCCAGTACGTACAGGCGCGCGCCGCCCGCGTGCCCGCGACGACGGACGCGAACCCGGTCCTCCTGAAGCCACGTGGCGACGGCGAGTCACAACTCGTGATACAGGGCGAGGCCGTCGGGCACTTCGCCGCCCGCGAGTACTACGACGCCCACTGGGACCGGGCACTCGCCGCCGCCCGCGAGTCACACGCACGCCTCGCCGAGACGGCCGACGTGGTCGTCGCGGAGGGTGCCGGGTCCATCGCCGAACCGAACCTCCGGGACCGCGACCTCGCCAACGTCGAGACAGCCCGCTTCGCCGACGCCGAGATTCTGCTCGTCGCCGACATCGAGCGCGGGGGCGTGTTCGCCTCGCTCGTCGGGACGCTCGAACTGATGCCCGCGGACCTTCGGGAACAGGTCGTGGGCGCGCTCGTTACGAAGTTCCGGGGCGACCGCTCCCTGCTCGAACCGGGCGTCGAGGAGTTCGAGGACCGCACGGGTGTGCCGGTGCTTGGCGTCCTCCCGTACGACGACCCCGGCCTGCCCGAGGAGGACAGCGTGTCACTCCCGGCGGTCGGTGAGCGTGCGGTCCACGGCGACGACGATGGCGTCCCCGCCGACCGAAGCGTGACCGTCGCTGTCCCGCGCTTCCCGCGTGCCTCGAACGTGACCGACCTCGAACCGCTGGTTCGCGAACCCGGTGTTCGGGTGGCGTACGTGCCACTCGACACCGACCTCGCGGACGCCGACGCCGTGGTCCTCCCGGGGAGCAAGAACACCGTCGACGACCTGCTCGCGCTCCGCGACGCGGGCTTTCCGACCGCACTCGACGCCTTCGACGGTCCCGTGGTCGGCCTGTGCGGGGGCTACCAGATGCTCGGGGAGCGCGTCACGGACGCCGCTATCGAGGGGACCGGCGACCGCGAGACGGTTCCCGGACTCGGCGTACTGCCGGTCGAGACGAAGTTCGAGGCGGACAAGCGGGTCGAACCGGTCGAGCGTGACCTGCGCGGGACCGGGCCGCTCGCGGGTGCGTCTGGGTCGGTGGCGGGCTACGAGATTCACATGGGTCGGTCCCGACTCGTCGGCGAGGCGGCGCGACCGTTCCCGGGTGCGGACGGGCTGGCCCCCGACGGGGCGGCGACGGAACGCGCTTTCGGCACGTACCTCCACGGCCTCTTCGAGAACCGCGTCGCCCGCGACGCGTTCCTCGATTCGGTGTTCGCTGCCGCCGGCGTCGAGCGGCCGACCCGGGACCAGGACCGCCCGTCACCCTACGACCGGGCCGCGGACCTCCTGCGGGACCACGCCGACCTCGCCCCCCTCTCGCTGTAG
- a CDS encoding nucleotide-binding protein, translating into MVEAFAVASGKGGTGKTTSTLALGMALAEEYDVTVVDADTGMANLLFHAGLETVETTLHDVLVADGAPVEAAVYERFGMSVVPCGTSLAGFESAEPERLREVVARLAADTEVILLDSPATLGSKAAVLPVVLADRVVVVLQPTIPALSDGLKVQEYAHSYGTDTAGTIFNKVTDPDDVDRIAEKAERYFEGPTLATVPDAEAARAARRAGEPLLAHAPASDAAAAYRRAARQLDVQLGEAGAVADRFRSAVIPERR; encoded by the coding sequence ATGGTCGAGGCGTTCGCGGTGGCGAGCGGGAAGGGGGGTACCGGCAAGACGACCAGCACGCTCGCGCTGGGGATGGCGTTGGCCGAGGAGTACGACGTGACGGTGGTCGACGCGGACACGGGGATGGCGAACCTCCTCTTTCACGCCGGCCTCGAAACCGTCGAGACGACGCTACACGACGTGTTGGTCGCCGACGGCGCGCCGGTCGAGGCGGCCGTCTACGAGCGGTTCGGGATGTCCGTGGTGCCCTGCGGGACGAGTCTCGCGGGCTTCGAGTCGGCCGAACCCGAACGCCTGCGCGAGGTGGTCGCGCGCCTCGCGGCCGACACGGAGGTAATTCTGCTCGACTCCCCGGCGACGCTCGGGTCGAAGGCCGCCGTCCTCCCCGTCGTCCTCGCGGACCGGGTCGTCGTCGTCCTCCAGCCGACGATTCCCGCACTCTCGGACGGGCTGAAGGTACAGGAGTACGCTCACTCCTACGGCACCGACACGGCGGGCACCATCTTCAACAAGGTGACCGACCCCGACGACGTGGACCGGATCGCCGAGAAGGCCGAACGCTACTTCGAGGGGCCGACGCTGGCGACGGTGCCCGACGCCGAGGCGGCGCGCGCGGCGCGTCGGGCCGGCGAACCGCTGCTCGCACACGCCCCGGCCTCCGACGCCGCGGCGGCCTACCGGCGTGCGGCCCGACAACTGGACGTGCAGTTGGGCGAGGCGGGAGCGGTCGCCGACCGGTTCCGGAGCGCGGTCATCCCGGAGCGACGATGA
- a CDS encoding HTH domain-containing protein: MADPGRETEFTKSNVVEVFKSRADHAEPLTATEVADRLGCSRRTALNKLHELQDETNITSKKVGGRSRVWWVPVTSD, from the coding sequence ATGGCAGACCCCGGCCGCGAAACGGAGTTCACGAAGTCGAACGTCGTGGAAGTGTTCAAATCGCGTGCGGACCACGCCGAACCGCTCACCGCGACGGAGGTAGCCGACCGACTCGGCTGTTCCCGGCGGACGGCACTGAACAAACTCCACGAGTTACAGGACGAGACGAACATCACGAGCAAGAAAGTCGGCGGGCGCAGTCGCGTCTGGTGGGTGCCGGTTACGAGTGACTGA
- a CDS encoding 2Fe-2S iron-sulfur cluster-binding protein — translation MHEVELVADETSETVTVAEDESVLAASDERAETVTLDRSCQQGACTSCVGRVVEGDVDQPGATGLDPMQVEDGYALLCVAEPTTDCRIEVNVQEELFELV, via the coding sequence ATGCACGAGGTGGAACTGGTCGCCGACGAGACGAGCGAGACGGTGACCGTCGCCGAAGACGAGTCGGTGCTGGCCGCGAGCGACGAGCGCGCGGAGACGGTCACCCTCGACCGCTCCTGTCAGCAGGGCGCGTGTACGTCGTGTGTCGGCCGCGTAGTGGAAGGTGATGTCGACCAACCGGGCGCGACGGGTCTCGACCCGATGCAGGTCGAGGATGGCTACGCCCTCCTCTGTGTCGCCGAACCGACCACCGACTGTCGCATCGAGGTCAACGTGCAGGAAGAACTGTTCGAGTTGGTGTGA